TTTAATATAAATAATCCCCACAGCAATTACTGTGAGGATTATTTATACTTCAAAATTTTGATTTTTATAAATTTTATAAAATGTTAGGATCAAATGTTGGAAATTCACATAATTCCTCAAAAACTGTTGTATTTTCACCATTATCATTTTTACCACATCTAGGGCATTTAACATACCATGGATATTTTTTATCTGTATCTGGAGTATGATAATTAAACAAATGTTTAATTAATGAATGGCCTTCTTTTTCACAATGGTTTTTTACCCAAAACTCTCCACACGATTTACACGTATAATGATATTTATTAAATCCCCCCATTGTTTTTTCAACTTTTATTTCTATATTATCTATTTCTCCACAATTCCAACAATAATTATAAAGTTCTAAATGATATTCAAGAATCATTTTTATAAAATTTTTAAAATATTGAATATTATTAGGTGTAAATGCAAATATTCCAAACTTGTGTTCCGGTGGAATTCCTTCCATATCAAATTTTTTTTCTAATTTATCATCAAGATATCCACCATAAAAAGTCCATTCATTATTAGTATCTGGATGTACAATAAAAGATGCTATTGGTTCATTTTCAGTATCTCTAAATTTTTTTGTATATTTATCTATTGCAACATCTTTTATATCTTTAAACCATTGCTCTTTTCCTTGTTCTCTATAATTCCTATATTTTGCATCAAGATAAACAATACAATTCCTATTATCCTTTCTAAATTCAAAAGTAAAATCTGGTCTAAGTATTTTTCCATCATTACTTTTTATATTTTTATTAAAATATATTACAAGGTCTATTTTCTCATTGTTTTTTAAATCATGTTCTAATTTCGCTTTTAAATTTCCCTGAAAATAATCCCATTGCATATATTTATTTAAATTATTTAAAACTTCATTTTTATTTTTTAATCTCCATTTTAATTCAGAAATAAGCACATCTATCATTTTGAAAAAAGTCCAATATTCATAAATTTCATGAGTACTCTTTATTAAATAACTTTTTTCATTTAACAACATATTTGAATCAATAAAATCATGTATAAAATAAATCTTCTTGTTTAGTGCATTAAAATATTGCCAAATTTTCTTATAATTATTATCATTCGTAAATATCTGTGTTGGTTTTAAAATTAATTTCTCTTCTTTTACTTCTTTAAATAAATCTAAATTCAATATCTCATCAAGACGACTTTTTGCCTTTTTTAATTCATTTATTTTATCATCATAACAACTAAGATTATCTTCTTTTTTCTTATACAATTCTAAAAATCTTTTATTTTCCACAATAGACTCATAATTATCATTTAAATATGGAGCTAATTTTTCTACTATTTCTTCTTCACTATATTCTGGTACTTTTTTATTATTTAGAGAATATATCTTTTTTATATTAATATAATATTCTTTAACCGGTGAACCATCTCCATAAGTATAATTCTTCATAACTCTCACACATAATGGATCATTGTTATCATAATATTCTCGTTTAGCTAAAGCTTTTATTTTTATAGGATTTTTAAAGTCTTCTCTTTCAATAACTTCATCTATA
This is a stretch of genomic DNA from Marinitoga piezophila KA3. It encodes these proteins:
- a CDS encoding nuclease domain-containing protein, whose amino-acid sequence is MKLISFMMNVDKNLKRIEFLDKGNYKKGTILGEDNKEFWVTYTHYRVNSKRYRLGFSIVDLSDKDYEVYILDSEKEPINKLTSISGKGIKIFYDSNDNNDPDVGSNASGVFYVGVFENGERIYVSPPIYVLPSSLSYGDYLEMINDLIQINEHLIEDNKSKVFLAGKGVQNLVEIGKTLDDMKKVLEKINANPAASLKAIPAKIKYDPKKAISPKILVEKKMYPFKNKFKGQMKVESVDIYENKIIKYLLNLLKKKIELYIQSLNNYKEQKKREIDIIREQNKKEIDFDSELGKIEKKLIDIKEDIKTIIKNNRSLENIDKDKDIKISFDIYKKASIPKSRVNGKIEDNKVILYCNFITKRENRFISLERSFYSYAVSPFENFQQSRFNAESFMLKFETSNLNELVFFIDEVIEREDFKNPIKIKALAKREYYDNNDPLCVRVMKNYTYGDGSPVKEYYINIKKIYSLNNKKVPEYSEEEIVEKLAPYLNDNYESIVENKRFLELYKKKEDNLSCYDDKINELKKAKSRLDEILNLDLFKEVKEEKLILKPTQIFTNDNNYKKIWQYFNALNKKIYFIHDFIDSNMLLNEKSYLIKSTHEIYEYWTFFKMIDVLISELKWRLKNKNEVLNNLNKYMQWDYFQGNLKAKLEHDLKNNEKIDLVIYFNKNIKSNDGKILRPDFTFEFRKDNRNCIVYLDAKYRNYREQGKEQWFKDIKDVAIDKYTKKFRDTENEPIASFIVHPDTNNEWTFYGGYLDDKLEKKFDMEGIPPEHKFGIFAFTPNNIQYFKNFIKMILEYHLELYNYCWNCGEIDNIEIKVEKTMGGFNKYHYTCKSCGEFWVKNHCEKEGHSLIKHLFNYHTPDTDKKYPWYVKCPRCGKNDNGENTTVFEELCEFPTFDPNIL